Proteins encoded within one genomic window of Pseudomonas cannabina:
- a CDS encoding zonular occludens toxin domain-containing protein, whose protein sequence is MLKHSCCPLINQGLQSVAGTKNRINQRLPNGSYKTSGAVWDDAVPAAKAGRLIITNIRGMSSEKFNSLFPDLPDTFDLLYIDHESQEGMDRIRTWFHWVPRNAFMIFDEAQTLFPQKWTDKYVERFDFPEGMDAAKAADRPMNFLDAWTRHRHWNWDIILTTPNIKYVHTDIRQTSEAAYQHSNLMLLGKWLKFLVAKDYKEAMHSAQENRAPTDGSNIVALRKIDKRVFTLYDSTATGQHRDTMAGKNALASPRVVILLAVLVIIFGTIYWRNGTGAFSNPLSVGSPKTAAPVAQNPVPQGSAKTPNVAPNILPDKQVVPLPSVTSDPFGSYEIVIKGSITREALIYSIFRPCNALEALIYLGATAGF, encoded by the coding sequence ATTCTAAAGCACAGCTGTTGCCCCCTGATAAATCAAGGCCTCCAGAGCGTTGCAGGGACGAAAAATCGAATAAATCAGCGGCTCCCTAATGGTTCCTACAAAACTTCCGGTGCTGTCTGGGACGATGCTGTTCCCGCTGCAAAAGCTGGTCGATTGATCATCACTAATATTCGGGGTATGTCGAGTGAAAAGTTCAACAGCTTGTTTCCTGATCTTCCTGATACTTTTGATCTTCTATATATCGATCACGAGTCCCAAGAAGGTATGGACCGAATTAGAACTTGGTTCCATTGGGTGCCTAGAAACGCCTTTATGATCTTCGACGAGGCCCAGACTCTTTTTCCTCAGAAGTGGACGGACAAATACGTCGAGCGTTTCGATTTTCCCGAAGGTATGGACGCTGCCAAGGCAGCCGACCGTCCGATGAATTTCCTCGATGCCTGGACACGTCACAGGCACTGGAACTGGGACATTATTCTTACCACTCCCAATATCAAGTATGTACACACCGATATCCGTCAAACATCCGAGGCTGCATATCAGCATTCAAACCTGATGTTGCTCGGCAAGTGGTTAAAGTTCCTCGTAGCCAAAGACTACAAAGAGGCAATGCATTCAGCACAAGAGAATAGGGCGCCTACAGATGGATCAAACATTGTTGCACTCAGAAAAATTGACAAACGAGTCTTCACACTCTATGACTCAACCGCAACCGGTCAACACCGCGACACCATGGCGGGCAAAAACGCGCTCGCGTCGCCTCGCGTTGTTATTCTTCTCGCAGTATTGGTTATTATTTTCGGCACTATTTACTGGCGTAATGGGACTGGCGCTTTCAGCAATCCGTTATCTGTTGGTTCTCCTAAAACCGCTGCTCCTGTTGCTCAAAACCCTGTTCCTCAAGGTTCTGCTAAAACTCCTAACGTGGCTCCTAATATTTTACCTGATAAGCAAGTTGTGCCACTTCCTAGCGTGACGTCTGATCCATTTGGAAGTTACGAGATTGTCATTAAAGGAAGTATCACTAGGGAGGCGCTGATTTATTCGATTTTTCGTCCCTGCAACGCTCTGGAGGCCTTGATTTATCTGGGGGCAACAGCTGGGTTTTAG
- a CDS encoding IS5-like element ISPsy19 family transposase yields MPKTGRPRSIAAEHYPVLVKLAHAQPYSSQAELALVFFAETGITAHPDTFAKALKMAGITRVKQRAKGSFQSPEPNKAYGYNETHRRQLPEQLYPSCLTDTEWALVADLFESQGGRGVPPLHSRRTLLEACCYVVRTGCSWRMLPRDFPHWDNVYKTFRRWSAQGKFEQMHDRLRAQWREREERADSPSAAILDSQSTRSSPQGGDSGYDAGKKVKGRKRSLIVDTLGLLLAVSISAASVQDRDAADDAVAYSKEKYPSLSTLFVDSAYAGKWAQRTHQLHAIDVQVIRGPNNRRTGQWHSEQGDLFSVEPVQTGFVVMPKRWVVERTHAWNERARRLIMHHDRLFAVSEAWVWLAEARILARRLTT; encoded by the coding sequence ATGCCTAAAACCGGACGTCCTCGCTCGATTGCCGCCGAGCACTATCCCGTGCTGGTGAAACTCGCTCATGCACAGCCCTATTCCAGCCAGGCCGAATTGGCGCTCGTATTCTTCGCCGAAACCGGTATCACTGCGCATCCCGACACCTTTGCAAAAGCGTTGAAAATGGCAGGGATTACGCGTGTAAAGCAGCGGGCCAAGGGAAGTTTTCAGTCACCTGAACCTAATAAAGCCTATGGCTACAATGAAACCCACCGCCGCCAACTACCGGAGCAGCTATATCCGAGTTGCTTGACAGATACCGAGTGGGCACTGGTCGCCGACCTGTTTGAAAGCCAGGGCGGACGAGGAGTGCCACCGCTTCACTCTCGGCGCACGTTGCTGGAAGCCTGTTGCTATGTCGTACGCACGGGGTGCTCATGGCGAATGCTACCCCGCGATTTTCCTCATTGGGACAATGTCTACAAAACGTTCCGCCGGTGGAGCGCTCAAGGCAAGTTCGAGCAAATGCATGATCGCTTGCGAGCTCAATGGCGTGAGCGGGAAGAACGCGCTGACAGCCCGTCAGCAGCGATCCTGGATTCACAGTCGACCCGCAGTTCTCCTCAAGGCGGTGACAGCGGCTACGACGCAGGCAAAAAAGTGAAGGGGCGTAAACGAAGTCTGATTGTCGATACATTGGGCCTGCTGCTGGCTGTCAGTATCAGTGCTGCAAGCGTGCAGGATCGTGACGCGGCGGATGATGCGGTGGCGTACTCGAAGGAAAAATATCCGTCACTGAGCACGCTTTTTGTTGATAGTGCGTACGCAGGAAAATGGGCACAGCGCACCCATCAACTGCACGCTATCGATGTTCAAGTGATCCGTGGCCCGAATAACAGAAGAACAGGGCAATGGCACTCTGAACAAGGCGATCTATTTTCCGTGGAGCCTGTTCAGACTGGATTTGTGGTCATGCCCAAGCGATGGGTAGTGGAGCGAACTCATGCCTGGAATGAGAGAGCTCGGCGACTGATCATGCATCATGATCGCCTTTTTGCGGTAAGCGAGGCATGGGTTTGGTTGGCCGAGGCTCGAATACTCGCGCGCCGACTCACTACATGA
- a CDS encoding IS5 family transposase: MQKTFSELEYTGKKKQTRRDRFLADLEQLVPWALLEAQVAPFYSNTAGKRGRPAIGVSRMLRMYVVQQCFGFSDEGCEDAVYDSQAIRGFMGIDLGRESAPDATTLLRFRRLLEVHQLTRLLFETINQHLASRGLLLKEGTIVDATLIAAPPSVKNREGKRDPEMHQARKGNQWHFGMKAHIGVDATSGLVHSVVGTAANVADVTQVGQLLHGDETYVSGDAGYTGAAKRPEHAERDVIWSIAERPSSYKQHGEGSVLYRVKRKIEYAKAQLRAKVEHPFQVIKVRFNHRKVRYRGLEKNTAQLFSLFGLANLMLAKRYLQQTAG, encoded by the coding sequence GTGCAGAAGACCTTCTCCGAACTCGAATATACCGGCAAGAAAAAGCAGACTCGCCGAGATCGCTTCCTGGCTGACCTTGAACAGTTGGTGCCCTGGGCCCTGCTGGAGGCGCAAGTGGCGCCGTTTTATAGCAACACCGCAGGCAAGCGCGGACGCCCTGCGATAGGGGTGTCGCGCATGTTGCGCATGTACGTCGTGCAGCAGTGTTTCGGTTTCTCCGATGAAGGTTGCGAAGATGCCGTCTACGACAGCCAGGCCATCCGCGGTTTTATGGGTATCGACCTGGGTCGCGAGTCTGCACCGGATGCCACCACCTTGCTGCGTTTTCGCCGCTTGCTGGAAGTCCATCAGCTAACCCGGCTGCTGTTTGAAACGATTAACCAGCATCTGGCCAGCCGGGGGCTGCTGCTCAAGGAAGGCACTATCGTCGACGCTACTCTGATCGCCGCGCCGCCCTCGGTCAAGAACCGAGAAGGCAAGCGTGATCCTGAGATGCATCAGGCCAGGAAAGGCAATCAATGGCACTTTGGGATGAAGGCCCACATTGGTGTAGACGCCACGTCGGGGCTGGTGCACAGCGTAGTAGGGACGGCCGCTAACGTGGCGGATGTCACCCAGGTTGGCCAGTTGCTTCACGGTGACGAAACCTATGTTTCGGGTGACGCTGGATACACCGGTGCGGCCAAGCGACCGGAGCATGCTGAACGGGACGTTATCTGGTCGATTGCAGAACGGCCAAGCAGTTACAAGCAGCACGGCGAAGGCAGCGTGCTGTATCGGGTCAAGCGCAAAATTGAATATGCCAAGGCGCAACTGCGTGCCAAGGTCGAGCACCCCTTCCAGGTAATCAAGGTGCGCTTCAATCATCGCAAGGTTCGCTACCGTGGGCTGGAAAAGAATACAGCGCAGTTGTTCAGTTTGTTTGGGTTGGCCAATCTGATGCTGGCCAAGCGGTATTTACAACAGACGGCAGGATAA
- a CDS encoding IS630 family transposase, with protein sequence MSALDITLSLEETIELKRRVRSATIPQREGRRARIILLAAEGETRDNIARLTGFSCPTITLWCQRFQARRLDGLVDEPGRGRKSSLPAETVRRVLEQVTRPRIGEPRWSCRSMAKAAGISSTTVHKLWAANDLKPHLTRTFKLSNDPQFEEKFWDVIGLYLAPPDKALVLCCDEKSQVQALERTQPGLPLGIGHIQTKSHDYTRHGTVTLFAALDYLQGKLISSIERQHRHQEWLAFLKKINKETPKHLQLHLIVDNYATHKHAAVKAWLAKHPRFHIHFTPTSSSWMNMVERFFRDITVYLRDGSFASVRELESSITAFMALRNAQPTRYVWNAKGEEILNKIQRAREALETAGNK encoded by the coding sequence GTGAGCGCTCTGGACATCACGCTTAGCCTTGAAGAAACGATCGAACTCAAACGACGCGTTCGCTCTGCCACCATACCTCAGCGAGAGGGTCGTCGAGCACGCATAATCCTGCTGGCTGCCGAAGGTGAAACCCGAGACAACATTGCACGTTTGACGGGCTTTTCCTGCCCAACGATCACGCTCTGGTGCCAGCGTTTCCAGGCTCGTCGACTGGACGGACTGGTCGACGAACCTGGGCGTGGACGCAAGTCATCTTTGCCTGCCGAGACAGTTCGCCGTGTCCTGGAACAGGTCACCCGTCCTCGCATCGGAGAACCACGCTGGAGCTGTCGGAGCATGGCAAAGGCGGCGGGTATTTCCTCGACCACCGTCCATAAGCTGTGGGCTGCCAATGATTTAAAGCCCCACCTGACGCGCACATTCAAGTTGTCCAACGATCCGCAGTTTGAGGAGAAATTCTGGGATGTGATCGGGCTTTATCTGGCCCCACCGGATAAGGCTTTAGTGTTGTGCTGTGATGAGAAAAGCCAGGTTCAGGCGTTGGAGCGAACACAGCCGGGTTTGCCTTTGGGCATCGGTCATATCCAGACTAAATCCCATGATTACACCCGTCATGGCACGGTCACGTTATTCGCCGCACTGGATTACCTCCAAGGAAAATTGATCAGCAGCATCGAGCGTCAGCACCGGCATCAAGAGTGGTTGGCCTTTCTCAAGAAGATCAATAAAGAAACGCCCAAACACCTCCAGCTTCATCTGATCGTCGATAACTACGCGACCCACAAGCATGCCGCAGTGAAGGCCTGGCTGGCGAAGCATCCGCGTTTTCATATTCATTTCACGCCGACCTCCAGCTCTTGGATGAACATGGTTGAACGCTTCTTTCGAGACATCACGGTGTATCTTCGCGACGGCAGTTTTGCCTCGGTTCGCGAGCTGGAGAGCTCCATTACAGCGTTCATGGCGTTACGTAATGCTCAGCCGACCCGATACGTTTGGAACGCAAAGGGAGAGGAGATTCTGAACAAAATTCAACGGGCGCGTGAAGCACTTGAAACCGCAGGCAATAAGTAA
- a CDS encoding SDR family oxidoreductase yields the protein MNNLTQVTVVIGAGAIGQAIARRVSAGKHVLLADLRQDNAEAAASVLRDAGFNVTTSVVDVSSRDSVDALVITATALGSVSAVIHAAGVSPSQAPIATILRVDLYGTALVLDAFGEVITEGGSAIVIASQSGHRLPALSPEQNKALASTPVEALLALPMLQEAQIADPLHAYQLSKRGNSLRVMAEAVRWGKRGARVNTISPGIIFTPLAKDELSGPRGEGYRRMIELSPAGRGGSPDEVGALAALLMGPEGTFITGSDFLMDGGVTASYW from the coding sequence ATGAACAACCTCACTCAAGTCACCGTTGTCATCGGCGCCGGAGCCATAGGCCAAGCCATTGCCCGCAGGGTCAGCGCGGGCAAACACGTACTGCTCGCCGACCTGCGTCAGGATAATGCCGAGGCTGCGGCCAGTGTATTGCGGGACGCTGGCTTCAACGTCACAACCAGCGTCGTCGACGTGTCTTCGCGTGATTCGGTCGATGCGCTGGTGATTACGGCGACGGCACTGGGATCCGTGAGTGCAGTGATCCATGCCGCCGGGGTCTCACCTTCCCAGGCCCCGATTGCCACGATTCTCCGTGTCGACCTGTATGGCACGGCGCTGGTGCTGGATGCGTTCGGCGAGGTGATAACCGAGGGCGGGAGCGCCATTGTCATCGCCTCGCAATCGGGTCATCGCTTGCCGGCACTGAGTCCTGAGCAAAACAAGGCGCTGGCCTCCACACCGGTCGAGGCGTTACTCGCGTTGCCCATGCTTCAGGAAGCGCAGATTGCCGATCCGCTGCACGCCTATCAGTTGTCCAAACGCGGCAACTCGCTGCGCGTCATGGCCGAGGCCGTGCGCTGGGGCAAGCGCGGTGCGCGGGTCAATACCATCAGCCCCGGCATCATCTTCACACCGCTGGCCAAGGATGAGTTGAGCGGCCCGCGTGGTGAGGGCTACCGGCGAATGATCGAGCTTAGCCCGGCCGGACGCGGCGGCAGCCCCGATGAAGTCGGGGCGCTGGCAGCATTGTTGATGGGCCCGGAAGGCACGTTCATCACCGGCAGCGATTTCCTGATGGATGGCGGCGTAACGGCCTCTTACTGGTAA
- a CDS encoding (R)-mandelonitrile lyase, producing the protein MLVITTSGSQPSASGPADYLTGTVRVDAPFKGSEDARVSGATVTFEPGARTAWHTHPLGQTLIVTAGAGLVQEVGQPIRSIKPGDTVWIPPNVKHWHGATLTTAMTHIAIAEVLEGKVVEWMEHVSDSDYGATVGGE; encoded by the coding sequence ATGCTTGTCATCACTACCAGCGGCTCACAGCCCTCGGCCAGCGGCCCGGCCGATTACTTAACCGGTACCGTGCGTGTCGACGCGCCATTCAAAGGCTCGGAAGACGCCAGAGTCAGCGGCGCCACCGTGACCTTCGAGCCCGGCGCACGCACGGCCTGGCACACGCATCCGCTGGGCCAGACGCTGATCGTCACCGCAGGCGCGGGCCTAGTGCAGGAAGTCGGGCAGCCGATCCGCTCGATCAAGCCGGGCGACACCGTATGGATTCCACCCAACGTCAAACACTGGCACGGCGCGACCTTAACCACCGCCATGACCCACATCGCCATCGCTGAAGTGCTGGAGGGCAAAGTGGTCGAGTGGATGGAGCACGTCTCGGACAGTGACTACGGCGCAACGGTTGGCGGTGAATAG
- a CDS encoding LysR family transcriptional regulator, with product MLAFLAVAKERSFTKAAARLGVSQSALSHTVRSLEARLGLRLLTRTTRSVSPTEAGERLIQKVGPHFDEIEIELAGLSDLRDTPTGKIRINAMDHVLDVIIRPVLNTFLPKYPDISVEVCCDYSFVDIAAEGFDAGVRLGEAVADGMIATRIGPDMRLSVVGSPAYFEGRNRPETPRDLTSHRCNNLRLPTNGGLYTWEFTKDGETLNVRVTGQVTFNGVYPLLDAALDGFGLSYIPHDLVAAHIDTGRLIHVLEDWSPTFAGFHLYYPSRRQASPAFALLLEALRYRAG from the coding sequence TTGCTCGCCTTTCTGGCAGTTGCCAAGGAACGCAGCTTCACCAAGGCCGCGGCTCGACTGGGCGTGTCTCAATCCGCATTGAGCCATACGGTTCGCAGCCTTGAAGCCCGGCTGGGCCTGCGGTTGCTGACGCGCACCACGCGCAGCGTATCGCCCACGGAGGCCGGCGAACGACTGATCCAGAAGGTTGGCCCACACTTCGATGAAATCGAAATCGAGCTGGCCGGTCTGAGCGACCTGCGTGACACACCGACCGGCAAGATCCGCATCAACGCCATGGACCACGTGCTGGATGTCATCATCCGCCCGGTGCTGAATACGTTCCTGCCCAAGTACCCGGACATCAGCGTCGAAGTGTGCTGCGACTACAGTTTCGTCGACATCGCGGCCGAAGGCTTCGATGCCGGGGTGCGCCTGGGTGAAGCGGTGGCCGACGGCATGATCGCCACCCGCATCGGCCCGGACATGCGCCTCTCTGTGGTCGGCTCTCCCGCCTACTTCGAGGGGCGCAACAGGCCCGAAACGCCCCGAGACCTGACCTCCCATCGGTGCAACAACCTGCGTTTGCCCACCAATGGCGGGCTGTACACATGGGAATTCACCAAAGACGGCGAGACGCTGAACGTTCGTGTCACCGGCCAGGTCACGTTCAACGGTGTCTACCCCTTGCTGGACGCCGCGCTCGACGGTTTCGGGCTGAGTTACATCCCTCACGATCTGGTCGCGGCGCATATCGACACCGGGCGCCTGATTCATGTGCTGGAAGACTGGTCACCGACCTTTGCCGGCTTCCATCTCTATTACCCAAGCAGGCGACAGGCCTCGCCCGCGTTTGCGCTGTTGCTGGAGGCGTTGCGTTACCGCGCGGGTTAG
- a CDS encoding ATP-binding protein, with amino-acid sequence MSLRSRLTLILGASFIVLWTLAAAWMLSDLQRNISQSFDERLAASARLVISLIPSSPDAIRKFDLLNVERSEAAKSALSTGMACQVTSIRGEIFVQSHNAPGQTFGRLGEGYHNQVVDGVEWRTFTLEVDGVRISTADRVDQRRTLKHSILFAAAIPVLVSLIGSLVLLWIGVGKGLEPLLRIKEALVRRNADCLDPLGIGKLPAELQLLVDCQNSLLARIAQAIERERRLTGDAAHELRSPLTAIKTHIQVAQLTDGAVAKNAMRKAEEGADRLQRILEQLLLLARVEGRLSFEDGMSTLPSDVARQALADSAQHESVIMVIGDQVASSPLGVPAVLATAALRNLLDNALRHTRPDTHVELTITRDKDMASFRVRDHGYGVSATEMADLTKRFWHKGHAGGSGLGLAIVEAIVVSCNGTLLFNNLVDGFEVVMKLPLAEAPHTHLE; translated from the coding sequence ATGAGCCTTAGATCCCGACTGACCCTGATATTGGGCGCGAGTTTTATCGTGTTATGGACGCTGGCGGCTGCCTGGATGCTGTCTGACCTGCAGCGCAATATCAGCCAGTCGTTTGACGAGCGGCTGGCTGCTTCTGCCCGACTGGTCATCAGCCTTATCCCTTCATCTCCCGACGCCATTCGAAAATTTGATTTGTTGAATGTCGAGCGGTCCGAGGCTGCCAAATCCGCACTGTCGACCGGTATGGCCTGCCAAGTGACTTCAATCAGGGGAGAAATATTCGTTCAAAGCCACAATGCGCCGGGGCAGACATTCGGCAGGCTGGGGGAGGGTTATCACAATCAAGTCGTCGATGGCGTCGAATGGAGAACATTCACGCTTGAAGTGGACGGGGTACGGATCAGTACCGCCGACCGGGTCGATCAACGGAGAACACTCAAACACTCGATCCTGTTTGCGGCCGCCATACCGGTGCTGGTTTCCCTGATCGGCAGCCTGGTATTGCTCTGGATCGGCGTTGGTAAAGGCCTCGAGCCGCTGCTGCGGATCAAGGAAGCACTGGTTCGACGCAACGCCGACTGTCTGGATCCGCTCGGCATCGGCAAACTGCCCGCCGAGCTCCAACTGCTCGTCGACTGCCAGAACAGCCTGCTGGCACGCATCGCTCAAGCGATCGAACGCGAGCGCAGGCTCACCGGCGACGCGGCTCACGAACTGCGCAGCCCGCTGACAGCCATCAAGACGCACATTCAGGTGGCTCAACTCACCGACGGCGCAGTCGCGAAGAACGCGATGCGCAAGGCTGAAGAGGGTGCCGATCGCCTGCAGCGCATACTGGAACAACTGTTGTTGCTGGCCAGAGTAGAAGGGCGATTGTCGTTCGAGGACGGAATGTCTACCTTGCCGAGCGATGTGGCAAGACAGGCACTGGCCGATTCGGCGCAGCATGAGTCAGTCATCATGGTCATCGGTGATCAGGTGGCTTCATCACCGCTCGGCGTACCGGCCGTCCTCGCGACAGCTGCACTGCGCAATCTCCTGGACAATGCGCTGCGCCACACACGACCGGACACTCATGTCGAGCTGACGATCACGCGAGACAAGGACATGGCCAGCTTCCGCGTCCGAGACCATGGGTATGGTGTTTCGGCTACGGAGATGGCCGATCTGACCAAGCGCTTCTGGCATAAGGGCCACGCAGGTGGAAGCGGACTCGGACTGGCAATCGTTGAAGCTATTGTCGTGAGCTGCAATGGCACGCTGTTGTTCAATAACCTGGTCGACGGTTTCGAAGTGGTCATGAAGCTGCCCTTGGCAGAAGCTCCGCACACTCATCTCGAATAA
- a CDS encoding DoxX family membrane protein, with amino-acid sequence MHTTKEDYISLVARFLLSLLFLYSGLGKLMAPEATLNYIDSAGIPFAVVAYIGAVFVELGRR; translated from the coding sequence ATGCACACTACGAAAGAAGATTACATATCTCTGGTCGCGCGCTTTCTGCTCAGCCTGCTGTTTTTGTACAGCGGTCTCGGCAAACTTATGGCGCCCGAGGCAACCTTGAATTATATCGACAGCGCTGGCATTCCTTTCGCTGTAGTCGCTTACATCGGCGCAGTGTTCGTGGAGTTAGGGAGACGCTGA
- a CDS encoding DoxX family protein, producing the protein MIGFRTTLAAAMMAVFTLITALVFHQHFAEKSQLTSFLKNIAICGGLLQVIVSGPGALSLDETFKRTTERRRATTRNGA; encoded by the coding sequence GTGATCGGTTTTCGAACAACGCTTGCGGCGGCCATGATGGCTGTCTTCACGTTGATTACCGCGCTGGTTTTTCACCAGCATTTTGCGGAAAAATCGCAACTGACCAGTTTCCTGAAAAACATCGCGATCTGTGGTGGATTACTCCAGGTCATCGTGAGCGGCCCGGGCGCTCTCAGCCTTGATGAGACGTTCAAAAGAACCACCGAACGGCGTCGGGCGACAACACGAAATGGCGCGTGA
- a CDS encoding peroxidase-related enzyme (This protein belongs to a clade of uncharacterized proteins related to peroxidases such as the alkylhydroperoxidase AhpD.) gives MSELIQIEGFTNQVLGWKAWLPTVKLDDASAEQLAVLEESHPQAKTSDYYLTLAHHPDILRQRSQAFNAIMYAPGGLSRAERELASTVVSRINRCVYCASVHAQRFEQLVKRNDVIAQVFADPATAGTTAREKAIVQFAIDLTLEPAALDAGNIQALRQHGLDDVQVLDLIHAISIFAWANRLMLNLGEPVFPV, from the coding sequence ATGAGCGAGCTTATCCAGATCGAAGGGTTCACCAATCAGGTGCTGGGCTGGAAGGCCTGGCTGCCGACCGTGAAACTCGATGACGCCAGCGCCGAACAACTGGCCGTGCTCGAAGAGAGCCACCCGCAGGCCAAGACCTCGGATTATTACCTGACGCTGGCGCACCACCCGGACATCCTCCGCCAGCGCTCGCAGGCCTTCAACGCCATCATGTACGCACCGGGCGGCCTGTCCCGCGCCGAGCGGGAGCTGGCGAGCACCGTGGTGTCACGCATCAACCGCTGTGTGTATTGCGCTTCGGTGCACGCGCAACGTTTCGAACAACTGGTCAAACGCAATGACGTGATCGCCCAAGTGTTTGCCGACCCGGCAACGGCGGGCACTACGGCACGCGAAAAAGCCATTGTGCAGTTTGCCATCGACCTGACCCTGGAACCCGCTGCGCTCGATGCCGGAAACATTCAGGCACTGCGCCAGCACGGGCTGGATGATGTGCAGGTTCTGGACCTGATTCATGCCATCTCGATCTTTGCCTGGGCCAACCGGCTGATGCTGAACTTGGGGGAGCCAGTGTTTCCCGTCTGA
- a CDS encoding CMD domain protein, with amino-acid sequence MTPTAEHQTTPDLLDELLGIEPGSPLHTVRHAREKVASATQGSQQLFFDPALDDNLSLSERLWVAYYATRLSGQPTLSAHYLTQLQASGVEAVAVTYVDTGEIDRLDDPRLAAMLKFAHTLIESPVHGDQSALQALQLQGLSTAEIVVLAQLIAFLSYQVRLAAGLTAMQSAGAAQ; translated from the coding sequence ATGACACCGACTGCTGAACATCAGACGACGCCGGACCTGCTTGATGAGCTGCTGGGCATCGAGCCAGGCAGCCCGTTGCACACCGTGCGCCATGCACGGGAAAAGGTTGCATCGGCAACCCAAGGCAGCCAGCAGCTGTTTTTCGATCCCGCGCTGGACGATAACCTCTCGTTGAGCGAACGCCTGTGGGTTGCCTATTACGCCACGCGGCTGAGTGGCCAACCAACCCTGAGTGCGCATTACCTGACGCAATTGCAAGCCTCCGGCGTTGAAGCCGTGGCAGTGACTTACGTCGACACTGGCGAGATCGACAGGCTGGACGACCCGCGCCTGGCGGCAATGTTGAAGTTTGCCCACACCTTGATCGAGTCTCCAGTGCATGGCGATCAAAGTGCGTTGCAGGCGCTGCAACTTCAGGGGTTGAGCACCGCTGAAATCGTGGTGTTGGCGCAATTGATCGCGTTTCTGTCCTATCAGGTGCGTCTGGCCGCCGGGCTGACGGCCATGCAATCTGCCGGAGCAGCCCAATGA